The proteins below come from a single Deltaproteobacteria bacterium genomic window:
- a CDS encoding PAS domain-containing protein encodes MLVGSEGEPAAPVIWCYDDIDGGRFYRCVDRAIHWSDGRLVRMSLALDITDFRDAERSLKKTVTKLNERVKELNCLYAISKLLEEEHDSLEEVFKGVVDLIPSGWQYPEIAFARIIFGGQEFKTKNFQETVWVQKNEIFINGRISGTLEVGYLEKRPERDEGPFLREERLLLHSIAEKLGKIIELVTARNELKLSQERYNLAVEGSYDGLWDWPDIDQDAEWWSPQWYGLLGYEDGEIEASFSHFRALLHPDDLVRVEENVRAHFEEDVPFDMEYRLRTKSGEYRWFRGRGKVTRESDAKPVRMSGSIRDINDIKLAEEVLKKSRQIFADLVEKSLTGIVIIQDHQVVYTNPEFEKMTEPFPLSYFIPSFKGIHPEDVEKIRRSYNSLLEGEQREVDIDFRFYPMGSFGDRSKMKWVLCRGSITEHDGRQAVMLNMMDVTRIKNMEEAMLLQSKMASLGRMAAGIAHEIRNPLAGVNIYLDALETSLTKAREPKQAREIIKKISSTSQKIEGVINRVMDFSKPSEPKLTLADIHKPIKDALSLASVSLRRRGIRIQKSLAKNIPPCLLDTVLMEQVMLNLIGNAAEAMKGVQGERKIGVRSFLQGETIFVGVSDSGPGVPLHLRAEVFDPFFTTKENNAGIGLSICNRIVTDHGGSIRVGESIWGGAEFVVEIPVGKE; translated from the coding sequence ATGCTCGTGGGAAGTGAGGGAGAGCCTGCCGCACCGGTAATATGGTGCTATGACGACATAGATGGAGGAAGGTTTTACCGCTGCGTGGACAGGGCGATCCACTGGTCCGATGGAAGGCTCGTCCGTATGTCATTGGCTCTTGATATAACCGACTTTCGGGACGCGGAGAGAAGTCTCAAAAAAACTGTGACCAAGTTGAATGAGCGTGTCAAGGAGCTGAACTGTCTCTACGCTATTTCGAAACTCCTCGAGGAGGAGCACGATTCCCTCGAGGAGGTATTTAAGGGGGTCGTTGACCTCATCCCTTCCGGTTGGCAGTACCCGGAAATTGCCTTCGCACGAATTATCTTCGGGGGGCAGGAGTTTAAAACGAAGAACTTTCAGGAGACAGTTTGGGTACAGAAGAATGAGATCTTCATCAACGGAAGGATCAGCGGAACTCTCGAGGTGGGCTATCTCGAAAAGAGACCCGAAAGAGATGAAGGCCCGTTTCTCAGGGAGGAGAGGTTGCTGTTACACAGCATCGCAGAGAAGCTGGGAAAGATAATCGAACTTGTCACAGCCCGGAATGAACTCAAACTGAGCCAGGAGCGTTACAACCTTGCCGTCGAAGGATCGTACGACGGTCTCTGGGATTGGCCGGACATAGACCAGGATGCCGAGTGGTGGTCTCCACAATGGTATGGATTGCTGGGATATGAGGATGGCGAGATAGAGGCGTCATTTTCTCATTTCAGGGCTTTGCTCCATCCGGATGATCTGGTCAGGGTGGAAGAAAACGTTCGGGCTCACTTTGAGGAGGACGTTCCCTTCGATATGGAATACCGTTTACGGACAAAGTCCGGCGAGTACCGCTGGTTCCGGGGACGGGGTAAGGTGACCCGGGAGAGCGATGCAAAGCCGGTGAGAATGTCCGGATCAATTCGCGATATTAACGATATCAAACTTGCCGAAGAGGTTCTAAAAAAGAGCAGGCAGATATTTGCTGACCTGGTGGAAAAATCGCTCACGGGCATAGTTATCATTCAGGATCATCAGGTCGTCTACACGAACCCGGAATTCGAGAAAATGACAGAACCCTTTCCTCTTTCCTATTTCATCCCGAGTTTCAAAGGTATTCATCCCGAAGACGTTGAGAAAATAAGGAGATCGTACAACAGCCTGCTCGAGGGGGAACAAAGAGAGGTGGACATAGATTTCCGGTTCTATCCCATGGGCAGTTTCGGGGACCGGAGCAAAATGAAATGGGTCCTGTGCCGGGGAAGCATTACCGAGCACGACGGGCGTCAAGCCGTCATGTTAAACATGATGGATGTTACCCGGATAAAGAATATGGAAGAGGCCATGCTTCTTCAGAGCAAGATGGCTTCCCTCGGACGGATGGCTGCAGGTATCGCCCATGAGATAAGAAATCCCCTTGCAGGAGTCAACATATACCTCGATGCCCTCGAAACGAGCTTGACAAAAGCCAGGGAACCGAAGCAGGCAAGGGAAATTATAAAAAAAATCTCTTCAACCTCCCAGAAAATAGAGGGTGTCATCAACCGGGTCATGGACTTTTCCAAACCCTCCGAGCCGAAATTAACTCTGGCAGACATTCACAAACCGATCAAGGACGCCTTGAGCCTGGCTTCGGTTTCACTGAGAAGGAGAGGTATCAGGATTCAGAAGAGCCTGGCAAAAAACATCCCTCCCTGCCTCCTTGACACAGTTCTCATGGAGCAGGTGATGCTAAACCTGATCGGGAATGCCGCAGAAGCCATGAAGGGTGTCCAGGGCGAGAGAAAAATCGGGGTGAGGTCCTTTCTTCAAGGCGAGACCATCTTCGTGGGTGTGTCCGATTCAGGGCCGGGTGTGCCGCTCCACCTCAGGGCCGAGGTATTCGACCCCTTCTTCACCACGAAGGAGAACAATGCCGGCATCGGGCTGAGCATCTGCAACAGGATCGTCACCGACCACGGTGGCTCCATCCGGGTAGGCGAGAGCATCTGGGGTGGCGCAGAATTCGTGGTGGAAATTCCCGTTGGGAAGGAATAA
- a CDS encoding response regulator has translation MIEYSIYVVDDEESVRDGISMVLGEDYRVETFPIAEAAIDAMSETTPDLILLDIGLPGMSGIDALREIKNSHPDMQIIIITAYEDIDTVIAAMKLGAYDYVVKPLYMRGLKVTIQNALETIKLRKEVQAIQEKYIEDNIPCFIRESKSIQSVMELIEMVAKSPDTPILITGETGTGKELIASAIHYRSPRFRGPLITVNCAAIPADLVESELFGYEKGAFTGAVESGKRGLIEEAEDGTLFLDEVGDLSTAAQAKLLRFLDEGQFYRVGGTKKLSVKTRVISATNRDLGTMVKKGRFRRDLFYRLAVVEVAIPSLNQRREDIVPLARHFLLEFKEKFGKKFSSISPEAEKALMQHDWIGNIRELRNVIERGVLTGSGRELTPGALGLVKSDTRETPRKKKEKAGYPPIPPGGVDLTSAMEEFEKFYMAEALKRAGGRETEAAKFLKMNYSTFRYRRRKLGIE, from the coding sequence ATGATTGAATATTCCATATATGTCGTCGATGACGAGGAGTCGGTCAGGGACGGGATATCGATGGTGCTCGGTGAAGACTACCGCGTGGAGACCTTTCCCATCGCCGAGGCCGCGATCGATGCCATGTCGGAGACCACTCCCGACCTGATCCTTCTCGATATCGGGCTTCCCGGTATGAGCGGGATCGACGCCCTTCGTGAGATCAAGAACTCCCACCCAGACATGCAGATAATCATCATCACCGCTTACGAGGATATCGATACGGTGATCGCAGCCATGAAACTCGGCGCTTACGATTACGTGGTCAAACCCTTGTATATGAGGGGATTGAAGGTGACCATCCAGAATGCCCTCGAAACCATCAAGCTGAGGAAAGAGGTTCAGGCGATCCAGGAAAAGTATATCGAGGACAACATCCCCTGCTTCATCAGGGAGAGCAAATCCATACAGAGCGTCATGGAGCTCATAGAGATGGTGGCAAAGAGCCCTGACACGCCCATTCTCATCACCGGAGAGACGGGCACGGGAAAGGAGCTGATCGCCAGTGCCATTCATTACCGGAGCCCCCGCTTCCGGGGACCCCTGATCACGGTGAACTGTGCGGCCATTCCCGCCGACCTCGTCGAGAGCGAGCTCTTCGGGTATGAGAAGGGGGCGTTCACCGGGGCGGTTGAATCGGGGAAAAGGGGACTGATCGAGGAGGCGGAAGACGGGACCCTCTTTCTCGACGAGGTGGGGGATTTGAGCACAGCGGCCCAGGCCAAACTGCTCCGTTTTCTCGATGAGGGTCAGTTCTACCGCGTGGGGGGGACCAAAAAATTGAGCGTCAAGACGCGGGTCATCTCTGCGACCAACAGGGATCTGGGCACCATGGTGAAGAAAGGGCGCTTCAGGAGAGACCTCTTCTACCGGCTGGCTGTGGTCGAAGTGGCGATCCCGTCGCTGAACCAGCGCCGGGAGGACATCGTTCCCCTCGCCCGGCACTTCCTGCTGGAATTCAAAGAGAAATTCGGCAAAAAGTTTTCGAGCATATCACCCGAAGCGGAAAAAGCACTCATGCAACACGACTGGATCGGCAATATCCGCGAGTTGAGAAACGTTATAGAGCGGGGTGTCCTGACCGGCTCGGGAAGAGAGCTCACCCCCGGTGCCCTCGGGCTGGTAAAAAGCGATACGCGGGAAACTCCCCGGAAAAAAAAAGAAAAAGCGGGTTACCCTCCTATCCCCCCCGGGGGCGTGGATCTTACCTCCGCCATGGAGGAGTTCGAGAAGTTCTACATGGCGGAGGCCCTGAAAAGGGCGGGAGGGCGAGAAACGGAGGCCGCGAAATTCCTCAAGATGAACTACTCTACCTTCCGGTACCGAAGACGGAAGCTGGGGATCGAGTAA
- a CDS encoding response regulator, with protein sequence MKRQLYERLKSMTILLVEDDEVVRDSLCTSFEQRGWPLISFATGEECIEKLGGRSCDIIISDYLLPEMDGIELIRRLGDGCKGAAKILITAYGNEKLLSEAIEAGVDDVIDKPFSMKTLEESISRSIGGRSGRQALQPDRVGLRKGKRRFTMPKKDFIIGDVREIVGDNMFYVAVNRVGEKNRGAYGDVEMVWIKTLKVSEIVTLSWEREQLTLEKLLKGREVMCVVHSRGENGEIKADVYMNRGLKNSDARPPLSPEELPGGPG encoded by the coding sequence ATGAAAAGACAACTCTACGAGAGGTTGAAATCCATGACCATCCTCCTCGTCGAGGATGACGAGGTTGTGCGGGATTCCCTCTGTACATCTTTTGAACAAAGGGGATGGCCGCTGATTTCCTTCGCAACCGGGGAGGAGTGCATAGAAAAGCTGGGGGGCCGGTCCTGCGACATCATTATTTCCGATTACCTGCTCCCCGAGATGGACGGCATCGAGCTCATCAGGCGCTTGGGGGATGGCTGCAAAGGGGCGGCCAAGATTCTCATCACCGCCTACGGGAACGAGAAGCTGCTCTCCGAAGCGATTGAAGCGGGTGTCGATGACGTCATCGATAAACCCTTTTCGATGAAGACACTCGAGGAATCGATATCCCGATCGATAGGGGGCAGGAGCGGGAGGCAGGCATTACAGCCGGACCGTGTGGGTCTAAGGAAGGGAAAAAGGAGGTTCACCATGCCGAAAAAAGACTTCATCATCGGCGATGTCAGGGAGATTGTCGGCGATAACATGTTCTACGTGGCGGTGAACCGCGTTGGAGAGAAAAACAGGGGTGCATACGGGGATGTGGAAATGGTGTGGATTAAAACCCTGAAAGTCAGCGAGATCGTCACCCTTTCCTGGGAGCGGGAGCAATTGACTCTGGAAAAATTGCTGAAAGGCAGGGAAGTGATGTGCGTCGTGCACTCACGCGGTGAAAACGGGGAGATAAAAGCGGATGTCTACATGAACCGGGGCCTGAAAAACAGCGATGCCCGCCCTCCCCTCTCGCCGGAGGAGCTTCCGGGAGGACCGGGATGA